Below is a genomic region from Trichoderma asperellum chromosome 2, complete sequence.
CCGTTTGAGATAAGACAGACGAGAAACACAAGAGGCCCCTGCGTCAACTCCCTTGCTTCCAGCGTGCTGTTACCATCATACTGCTGGCCAATACACGTATAGTATTCACACTCTAGTCCCGCGTTAAGGCAAATTTTTgctgttgctttttttacttttttttctcctctctcgctctaTCTTCCCGTCTTTTGCCATCGTGCACACGCCATcatgagaaggaaaaaaaaaaatgacagcCCTTTTGCTTATTTAGTCGGCATGTCACGGCGCGCCGGAGTGGGGAGTCTCCGAGTCAGCCACGGCCTCCCAGAGTGCGAATCACGGTGCCACGATGACGACTCTAGCACCGCTTGCTGCTTGGCGGTGCCTAAAAGTAATATCCCGCGTAGACCATCTTCGGCTGACCGGCCTGGCCGCCCTGTAAACTGGAGATTGCGTCGTAACGGAGCGTCTTGATGGCGCGCCATGCATCTTAAGCATTTACAGGTAAGCGCCGCGCGTGTAAATGGACATCTTGGATATGTCGGCTCTTTACTCCGTCTGATTACGGCTGCACTACTAAGTAGGTATATGAGGTATTAgtagagaaggagaaaagaagaaatcggCGTCCAGAAAACTTCCATCACTCCACCTCCTCTATCCTTGGTCGCGGCCGTCCAGCAGCGTCCACCAGGGTGCCTTCAGGATTCACATGCAATCCCGCTAATCTCGCCAAGCCAGGCGCGGCGTTCGCCTCTGCGTGACTCGGTAGCAGACTTGCCATGCCCCAGTTCTCAAGGCTCTCTACAACGTCGCGTGCGTGTTGTTGTACCAACCCATCGTTATCTGTTGCGGCAATGTAGTTTAGAGTCCTCTGTATGTCCTCTCGGCTCTGATCTGTCAAGCCGAATCCCAGTTTTTGTCCGGattccttggccttgtccagGGCTCTCACAAAGCTGAGAATGACGAGAATAGCTGCCCGCCGCAGTATacccttctccagctccggCTCCATGGCGAGGATATTAATGCTGAGGTCGACTCCTGCCGAGACCAAAGTCGGCCCCATGCCAAGAATGTTCGTCTCAATGGCATTTCCAAAGATGGATAGAGCCGATGTTCTCATTCGAATGTCTTCGCTCCCCCTTTTGCTTTCCCATCCTTGGACAATTTGGGCCAATATCTCATTCTTGGCCATCTCATCAGGTGTTGCCTCTTCGTCCGCCATATCAATATCCTCATCGGCATTCCCACTagcttctgctttttttctcttaagCTCGTTCAACCTTTCCTCCCGTGCCTGTTTTGCCATTGTTTTCGGCCTGTATCCCCTTCTGCCCGCAATCGAGAGCATACTCTCGCCCGCATTCTGGGCTGCCTCCCCGGTAAACGTTTCTCCCAGTCTCTCAATAACCTGGAGTATTGCCTCGCCAAATCTTAGCCGAGTATCTGTAGATGACTTTTCTTGCGCGTCCAAGTAATGGTCAAGCAGCTCTTGCATGGTGGATTTGGGGTGTTTATTCGCTAGCTGCGTGAATATCCGGATGACTCGTAGGTTGATAAAGTCTTCGTTCTCTTTTAGGAGATTAGACATTAGGACTGTGACGGCCGAAATATCCAACACTGGGCTTTCGGCCACAATCAAGTTAGATAAGAGGTTCAAGCCCTCGGATACTACTGGTGGTGGGTTATCGCTATCTCCAGTAATGTAGTTCATCGCCAGGTTGTAAGTCTTGCGATCTTCGATCTGACGAGCAGTAGGGGCAGCGGTTTTATCATCTGGCTTTTCCACCTCATCCCGGTATTtgagcagcagagccagaTTCTTCGCCGTGATCGAGGCATCACCTCGATCCTGGTCCCCAATCCTCGCCAGTGCACCTTCCACAACCTTTAGCTCAGCTGGGTTAATATCCGACTTCTGAAAGGTCGGTGCTGTAATGACCAAGTTGAGTAGGCTGAGTACGACTCCGATGATATCATCTCCTAAGGGAGTCTGGCTATCAGCTCGTAGCACATGAGATACGAGCTCCAGAAGTTGATCGAAATGGCTGATTAGTTTTTCTGGAGCCTTGTCCATGAATTTTTGTAATAACGTTACGTCAATAAGGGCCTCGACTGCCGAGtctgcttcttcatcgtgAGTGACTACCTGTATAATCAGATC
It encodes:
- a CDS encoding uncharacterized protein (EggNog:ENOG41) yields the protein MNAQQSQPKITQDIVDAAKKAFNPSATAESREQGLHEYNELVDRTQTWILIHAFNALIKPNVLPLWLREPLMRSLTSLPLRSDGVRATMEFVFAVHPSNTGRPTNDGGSRGKEGAAITHEAVAIATKLLSSVPASTNAQQWFDGISGQLFALFDGEAGPDVAKTAAQIVGFGILGKKQFGAPGAPGWNAFVQPLVEGIDPSLKSSKPDSSFKSEEVDEIVELGRTKILVTASDLERSLSRLELLIMSNPSPGLCKRILKPVRFQLWALASWMNASQDIDKRFCRPARILVQTHLRLFGDVDNIIPFIRNIRCIGSLHGAEELQWRYHLQPEGGIEAIHLAFGEQKQEAELNWGEIESKSTDLVEFVSSVCTTEEVSSVFLYLLRRWIQSAGKQSGDLIIQVVTHDEEADSAVEALIDVTLLQKFMDKAPEKLISHFDQLLELVSHVLRADSQTPLGDDIIGVVLSLLNLVITAPTFQKSDINPAELKVVEGALARIGDQDRGDASITAKNLALLLKYRDEVEKPDDKTAAPTARQIEDRKTYNLAMNYITGDSDNPPPVVSEGLNLLSNLIVAESPVLDISAVTVLMSNLLKENEDFINLRVIRIFTQLANKHPKSTMQELLDHYLDAQEKSSTDTRLRFGEAILQVIERLGETFTGEAAQNAGESMLSIAGRRGYRPKTMAKQAREERLNELKRKKAEASGNADEDIDMADEEATPDEMAKNEILAQIVQGWESKRGSEDIRMRTSALSIFGNAIETNILGMGPTLVSAGVDLSINILAMEPELEKGILRRAAILVILSFVRALDKAKESGQKLGFGLTDQSREDIQRTLNYIAATDNDGLVQQHARDVVESLENWGMASLLPSHAEANAAPGLARLAGLHVNPEGTLVDAAGRPRPRIEEVE